One window of the Dreissena polymorpha isolate Duluth1 chromosome 5, UMN_Dpol_1.0, whole genome shotgun sequence genome contains the following:
- the LOC127881965 gene encoding short-chain collagen C4-like, producing the protein MILGLVGACMLLGAQALEPKCVNYNTNRFEYEHNVIEKLIYLEQFKSENAKKMQVLEQQVQGCITNSHQTSATYVHWGKKTCPNVTGTTQVYTGQAAGGHSSHAGSGEYICLPSDPEYDQYNSVADTSRSLMYGAEYEIHSNPPAFNNLNQNDVACSVCLAGGKSTLMIPGRTSCYSGWTKEYQGYLMGEHYTHQGKGYVCMDKNAEPLHSSFADLNGALFYLVEGRCGTLKCPPYVEGREIACVVCSIRT; encoded by the exons ATGATTCTCGGACTGGTTGGAGCGTGTATGTTGCTGGGCGCCCAAGCGCTGGAACCCAAATGCGTCAATTACAACACAAACAGGTTCGAATATGAGCACAACGTGATTGAGAAGCTAATCTACTTGGAACAATTCAAATCAGAAAACGCTAAGAAAATGCAAGTTCTGGAGCAACAAGTACAAG GCTGTATTACCAACTCACATCAGACGTCAGCGACGTACGTTCACTGGGGTAAGAAAACATGTCCCAATGTCACAGGCACTACACAGGTGTATACAGGGCAGGCAGCCGGGGGACACAGTTCTCACGCTGGCTCTGGTGAATACATTTGCTTGCCAAGCGACCCAGAGTATGACCAATACAATAGTGTGGCCGATACGTCCAGGTCTTTGATGTATGGCGCTGAGTACGAAATACACTCAAATCCTCCAGCGTTCAACAATCTCAATCAGAACGACGTAGCGTGCTCCGTGTGCCTTGCTGGCGGAAAATCAACTTTGATGATACCTGGCCGCACATCTTGCTACAGCGGATGGACCAAGGAGTATCAGGGATACCTGATGGGAGAGCATTATACACATCAAGGCAAAGGGTATGTATGCATGGACAAAAATGCCGAGCCATTGCACTCAAGCTTTGCGGACCTAAATGGAGCCTTGTTTTACCTGGTTGAAGGTCGATGCGGCACTCTTAAATGCCCTCCGTACGTAGAAGGAAGAGAAATTGCGTGCGTCGTCTGTTCGATCCGCACATAA